From Nicotiana tabacum cultivar K326 chromosome 15, ASM71507v2, whole genome shotgun sequence, the proteins below share one genomic window:
- the LOC142169701 gene encoding uncharacterized protein LOC142169701, with translation MEQRTSVLLPTPNYGNNTAPKGDNRRTLSLDEMNEKRAKGLCYFYNEKYVVGHKYRNVKQLNLLELEEMVEQQCVKDEEHFELEEQGLELTQPVEQMEIFIHALNDSLGYRTLNVIGYHSKKPLHILLVAAANGNMMKVDKVCRISWLLQGAEFCADFLLLPPRAGGVVLGVQWLLTLGDIKMNFRTLTMEFYYQGRKHVLRAAGTQILTSGAGKLARMSREQSQLCMIQVVPAMCNELQWYSLESKEEVNTHPRLVKLLKEFKDLFAEPTYLPPSRGIFDHKIILQPETEPINKRPYRYPSVKKDAIASLVKQMLYQGIIQPSSSPFATPVVLVGKKDRSWRLCVDYRDLNKNTVKNTFPIPIVKDLLDKLGGAKVFSKIDLRSGYHQLRMTVEDMPKLLLELMQGYRGTFAAPQICLCCNEETPVVCKVEAVKNWPLPNTIKQLRGFTGLVGYYRRFIRGFGVISKPLTDLLKKDSFKWSPVAYKAFEQLKIALTQAQQGIGDVLMQQGHPIAFISRALSLRHAALSVYDRELLAIVHVVTKWSQYLLGQKVIIRTDQRVFKFLMEQKVHTNSKLMWLTKLMPFNYVIEYKRGAQNKVVDALSRVSGDGLLSLIIFATSSKLMQAIAHSWDTDLELKALIEQLQADPAKERHYWFMAFHTSKWPFWLSKYVHFIPLKHRYTAQSVAKVFMNVVFKLHGPQDSIVTDRDAISYPSCADLAIPHCPNPESVLQRRMVKKGNKSVAQVLIKWEGLPADCATWVFFNFLNTRFSSFDPCGQGSSAGGSIDMQNGAGSAS, from the exons ATGGAGCAAAGAACTAGTGTTCTACTACCAACTCCCAATTATGGGAATAATACGGCTCCTAAAGGAGATAATAGAAGGACACTCAGTTTGGATGAAATGAATGAAAAGAGAGCCAAAGGTTTATGTTACTTCTATAATGAGAAGTATGTGGTGGGACACAAGTATAGAAATGTGAAGCAGTTAAACTTGCTTGAATTGGAGGAAATGGTAGAACAACAATGTGTGAAAGATGAGGAACACTTTGAACTAGAAGAGCAAGGGCTAGAATTAACTCAACCAGTAGAACAGATGGAAATCTTCATTCATGCTCTAAATGATTCATTGGGGTATAGAACATTAAACGTGATTGGGTACCATTCAAAGAAACCACTGCACATATTG CTAGTAGCAGCAGCCAATGGAAATATGATGAAGGTTGACAAGGTATGCAGGATCTCCTGGCTTTTGCAAGGAGCTGAGTTCTGTGCAGATTTCCTGTTATTACCTCCGAGGGCTGGTGGAGTAGTTTTGGGAGTCCAATGGCTATTGACACTGGGGGACATCAAAATGAATTTCAGGACACTCACTATGGAGTTTTATTATCAAGGAAGAAAGCATGTCTTGAGAGCAGCTGGAACACAAATCCTAACTTCTGGAGCAGGAAAATTGGCTAGAATGTCACGTGAGCAATCACAACTTTGCATGATTCAAGTTGTACCCGCAATGTGTAATGAACTTCAATGGTATTCTTTAGAGTCTAAAGAAGAAGTTAACACACATCCTAGGTTGGTGAAAttgttaaaagaatttaaagactTGTTTGCTGAACCCACATATCTACCTCCATCTAGAGGGATATTTGATCATAAAATTATcttacaacctgaaactgaacctATAAACAAAAGACCTTATAGGTATCCATCTGTCAAAAAGGATGCTATTGCATCACTAGTCAAACAAATGCTATACCAGGGGATTATCCAACCAAGCAGTAGCCCTTTTGCTACTCCTGTAGTGCTAGTTGGAAAAAAAGATAGGTCATGGAGGTTATGTGTTGACTATAGAGATTTGAATAAGAACACTGTGAAAAATACGTTTCCAATTCCAATTGTGAAAGACTTATTGGATAAGTTGGGAGGGGCTAAGGTCTTTTCAAAAATAGACCTAAGGTCTGGTTATCATCAACTGAGAATGACAGTGGAAGATATGCCAAAACTGCTTTTAGAACTCATGCAG GGATATAGAGGCACATTTGCTGCACCTCAAATCTGTCTTTGTTGTAATGAGGAAACACCAGTTGTTTGCAAA GTGgaagctgtgaagaattggcctttGCCAAACACAATTAAACAACTGAGAGGATTCACTGGTCTTGTTGGATACTATAGAAGATTCATCAGAGGCTTTGGAGTTATCAGCAAGCCTTTAACTGACCTCCTCAAAAAGGACAGTTTCAAATGGTCGCCTGTTGCATATAAAGCCTTTGAACAATTGAAGATTGCCCTGACTCAGGCCCA GCAGGGGATAGGTGATGTCTTAATGCAGCAAGGTCACCCCATTGCCTTTATCAGTAGAGCATTATCTCTCAGACATGCTGCACTTTCAGTGTATGATAGGGAACTCTTGGCTATTGTTCATGTAGTGACTAAGTGGTCTCAATACTTACTTGGTCAAAAGGTCATCATTAGGACAGATCAGAGAGTTTTTAAGTTCCTAATGGAACAAAAGGTGCATACAAACTCAAAACTAATGTGGTTGACTAAACTAATGCCTTTTAACTATGTGATTGAATACAAAAGAGGAGCTCAAAATAAAGTGGTTGATGCACTTTCAAGAGTATCTGGGGATGGGTTGCTTTCTTTAATCATTTTTGCTACCAGCTCTAAGTTAATGCAGGCTATAGCTCATAGTTGGGATACTGACCTGGAACTAAAAGCTCTCATTGAGCAGCTTCAGGCAGATCCAGCTAAGGAGAGACATTATTGGTTTATGGCATTCCATACCTCAAAGTGGCCATTCTG GCTCAGCAAGTATGTCCACTTCATCCCTCTAAAACATCGCTATACTGCTCAGTCTGTAGCTAAGGTGTTTATGAATGTGGTTTTCAAACTACATGGACCTCAAGACTCAATAGTCACTGATAGAGATGCA ATTTCCTATCCTTCCTGTGCTGATTTGGCTATTCCTCATTGTCCCAATCCTGAGTCTGTTTTACAAAGAAGAATGGTGAAGAAGGGCAATAAATCTGTTGCTCAAGTCCTCATCAAATGGGAAGGATTGCCTGCAGACTGTGCTACTTGggtgtttttcaattttttgaacACCAGATTTTCATCTTTTGATCCTTGTGGTCAAGGATCTTCTGCAGGGGGGAGTATTGATATGCAAAATGGAGCTGGAAGCGCAAGTTAG